From Microbacterium sp. YJN-G, a single genomic window includes:
- a CDS encoding NAD(P)/FAD-dependent oxidoreductase — MPQNSTAPRILIVGGGYAGFYTAWKLEKHLRRGEADVTMVDPLPYMTYQPFLPEVAAGSIEARHAVVAHRRHLKRTNVITAKITGIDHANKVATITPPVGDPYEFAYDQIVVTAGAVSRTFPIPGIADNAIGLKTIEEAVAVRDKLMSNFDKAASVPAGPERDRLLTTVVVGGGFAGIEVFAELRSLASSLISKYPQLSFDDTHFHLIEAMGRIMPEVSLPTSEWVLKDLAKRGANVHLDTQVTGAVDGNVELSTGQVIPTDLIVWTAGVMANPTVVRGGDLPVEERGRIQTRADLRVGTAEQPVEGAWAAGDVSAVPDLSGGGVGGYCVPNAQHAVRQAKLLAKNLVAVLRGEGTKDYFHKNLGAVAGLGLYNGVFQSGKLAIKGFLAWVAHRGYHGLAMPTWERKFRVFGGWWNNLWLGRDIVNLQTVQNPRYVFEEFAARPRPAAAPAAPAAPAVPSPADKTPAKSETAADVKEKRTESGAVKTDAVKPAAKKAPAKKAPAKKAPAEETAEAKA; from the coding sequence GTGCCTCAGAACAGCACTGCACCCCGCATTCTGATTGTCGGTGGAGGCTACGCAGGTTTCTACACCGCATGGAAGCTCGAGAAGCACCTTCGACGAGGTGAGGCCGACGTCACGATGGTGGATCCGCTGCCGTACATGACGTACCAGCCCTTCCTGCCCGAGGTCGCTGCCGGTTCGATCGAGGCGCGCCACGCCGTGGTCGCCCACCGTCGTCACCTCAAGCGCACCAATGTGATCACGGCGAAGATCACCGGCATCGATCACGCCAACAAGGTGGCGACCATCACCCCGCCGGTCGGCGACCCGTACGAGTTCGCGTACGACCAGATCGTCGTCACCGCCGGTGCCGTCTCGCGCACTTTCCCGATCCCCGGCATCGCCGACAACGCGATCGGGCTGAAGACCATCGAAGAGGCCGTCGCCGTCCGCGACAAGCTGATGTCGAACTTCGACAAGGCTGCCTCCGTGCCCGCGGGCCCTGAGCGTGACCGCCTGCTGACCACGGTCGTGGTCGGCGGTGGCTTCGCAGGCATCGAGGTGTTCGCCGAGCTCCGCTCGCTCGCCTCGTCCCTCATCTCGAAGTACCCGCAGCTCTCGTTCGATGACACGCACTTCCACCTGATCGAGGCGATGGGCCGGATCATGCCCGAGGTCTCGCTGCCGACCAGCGAGTGGGTGCTCAAGGACCTCGCCAAGCGCGGCGCCAACGTGCACCTCGACACCCAGGTCACCGGCGCGGTCGACGGCAACGTCGAGCTCTCCACCGGCCAGGTCATCCCGACCGATCTCATCGTCTGGACCGCGGGCGTCATGGCCAACCCGACCGTCGTGCGCGGCGGCGACCTGCCCGTCGAGGAGCGCGGCCGCATCCAGACCCGCGCCGACCTGCGCGTCGGTACGGCCGAGCAGCCCGTCGAGGGCGCATGGGCCGCCGGTGACGTCTCGGCCGTTCCCGACCTCTCGGGTGGCGGCGTCGGCGGCTACTGCGTGCCGAACGCCCAGCACGCGGTGCGTCAGGCGAAGCTGCTCGCCAAGAACCTCGTCGCCGTGCTGCGCGGCGAGGGCACCAAGGACTACTTCCACAAGAACCTCGGCGCCGTGGCCGGCCTCGGCCTCTACAACGGCGTGTTCCAGTCGGGCAAGCTCGCGATCAAGGGCTTCCTCGCCTGGGTCGCGCACCGCGGCTACCACGGCCTTGCGATGCCGACCTGGGAGCGCAAGTTCCGCGTGTTCGGCGGCTGGTGGAACAACCTGTGGCTCGGCCGCGACATCGTGAACCTGCAGACCGTGCAGAACCCGCGCTACGTGTTCGAGGAGTTCGCCGCCCGTCCGCGTCCGGCCGCCGCGCCCGCAGCCCCGGCTGCCCCGGCCGTGCCGTCGCCGGCCGACAAGACGCCGGCGAAGTCCGAGACCGCTGCCGACGTCAAGGAGAAGCGCACGGAGTCCGGCGCCGTCAAGACGGATGCCGTGAAGCCCGCCGCGAAGAAGGCGCCCGCCAAGAAGGCGCCCGCGAAGAAGGCTCCCGCAGAGGAGACCGCTGAAGCCAAGGCCTGA